The following are encoded together in the Panicum virgatum strain AP13 chromosome 6K, P.virgatum_v5, whole genome shotgun sequence genome:
- the LOC120712700 gene encoding NADH:quinone reductase-like gives MASGWRGILGFDYGIVQAPLGPDISGPELAAAVANAGAIGLLRLPDWPAPDRVRELIRKTRSLTSRPFGAAIVLAFPHEENLRVVLEEKLAVLQVYWGEFPRERVEEAHRAGVKVLHQVGSLEEAAKAKEACVDEIIVQGREAGGHVIGQEGLFPLLPRVVDLVSDSGIPVIAAGGIVNGRGYVAALALGAQGICLGTRFVATVESFAHPIYKQKLIEMSHTDYTNVFGRARWPDAPQRVLETPFYAGWKNNLSDQETEESQPIIGHCIIHGMHKDIRRFAGTVPNATATGDVESMAMYAGQGVGLITEILPAGEVVKRLVAEAKDVIREKLSNLK, from the exons ATGGCGTCCGGCTGGAGGGGCATCCTGGGCTTTGACTACGGCATCGTGCAGGCGCCGCTCGGCCCGGACATCTCGGgccccgagctcgccgccgccgtcgccaacgCCGGGGCCAtcggcctcctccgcctccccgacTGG CCGGCGCCGGATCGCGTCAGAGAGCTGATTCGGAAGACGAGGAGCCTGACGTCGAGGCCGTTCGGGGCGGCCATTGTGCTGGCATTCCCGCACGAGGAGAACCTGAGGGTCGTCCTGGAGGAGAAGCTCGCCGTGCTGCAGGTGTACTGGGGGGAGTTCCCGAGAGAGCGGGTCGAAGAGGCACACCGCGCCGGCGTCAAGGTCTTGCATCAG GTTGGCAGCCTTGAGGAGGCAGCAAAAGCTAAAGAAGCCTGTGTAGATGAAATCATTGTTCAGGGCCGTGAAGCAGGAGGTCATGTAATTGGTCAG GAAGGACTGTTTCCACTGTTGCCAAGAGTAGTGGATCTTGTTTCGGACTCTGGCATTCCAGTTATCGCTGCTGGGGGAATCGTAAATGGGCGTGGCTATGTTGCCGCATTAGCACTTGGCGCTCAAGGCATTTGTTTAGGAACAAG GTTCGTGGCTACCGTGGAAAGCTTTGCACATCCTATTTATAAGCAAAAGCTAATTGAGATGAGTCACACAGACTACACAAATGTGTTCGGACGTGCTAGATGGCCTGATGCTCCACAGCGTGTCCTGGAAACACCCTTCTATGCTGGGTGGAAGAATAATCTGTCAGATCAGGAAACAGAGGAAAGCCAGCCCATCATAGGCCACTGCATCATCCATGGCATG CACAAGGATATTCGTCGGTTTGCTGGTACTGTTCCAAACGCCACAGCTACAGGTGATGTCGAGAGCATGGCCATGTATGCGGGTCAGGGTGTTGGGCTAATCACAGAGATCCTACCAGCTGGCGAAGTTGTCAAAAGGCTGGTCGCTGAAGCAAAGGATGTCATCAGAGAAAAGCTTTCTAATTTGAAGTGA
- the LOC120712701 gene encoding NADH:quinone reductase-like produces MASGWRGILGFDYGIVQAPLGPDISGPELAAAVANAGAIGLIRLPDFPAPDYVREMIRKTRSLTSKPFGAAIVLPFPYGENLRVVLEEKLAVLQVYWGEFPRERVEEAHRAGVKVLHQVGSLEEAAKAKEAGVDGIIIQGREAGGHVIGQEGLFPLLPRVVDLVSDSGIPVIAAGGIVDGRGYVAALALGAQGVCLGTRFLATEESFAHPIYKEKLTEMSCTDYTNLFGRARWSYAPHRILETPFYTGWKNLPDQETEESQPIIGQSIIHGVHNDIHRFAGAAPNATATGDVSRMVMYAGQGVGLITEIIPAGEVVQRMVAEAKAIIRERLSDFQ; encoded by the exons ATGGCGTCCGGGTGGAGAGGCATCCTGGGCTTCGACTACGGCATCGTGCAGGCGCCGCTCGGCCCCGACATCTCGGGCCCcgagcttgccgccgccgtcgccaatgCCGGCGCCATCGGCCTTATCCGCCTCCCCGACTTT CCGGCGCCAGATTACGTGAGGGAGATGATACGGAAGACGAGGAGCCTGACGTCGAAGCCGTTCGGGGCGGCCATTGTGCTGCCGTTCCCGTACGGCGAGAACCTGAGGGTCGTGCTGGAGGAGAAGCTTGCCGTGCTGCAGGTGTACTGGGGCGAGTTCCCGAGGGAGCGGGTCGAAGAGGCGCACCGCGCAGGCGTCAAAGTCTTGCATCAG GTCGGCAGCCTTGAGGAGGCAGCGAAAGCTAAAGAAGCCGGTGTAGATGGAATCATTATTCAGGGCCGTGAGGCAGGGGGTCATGTAATTGGTCAG GAAGGACTATTCCCACTGTTGCCAAGAGTAGTAGATCTTGTTTCGGACTCTGGCATTCCAGTTATCGCTGCTGGGGGAATCGTAGACGGCCGTGGCTATGTTGCCGCGTTGGCACTTGGTGCTCAAGGTGTTTGCTTAGGAACAAG GTTCCTGGCTACTGAGGAAAGCTTTGCACATCCTATTTATAAGGAAAAGCTGACTGAGATGAGTTGCACAGACTACACAAATTTGTTTGGGCGTGCTAGATGGTCTTATGCTCCACACCGTATCCTGGAAACACCTTTCTATACTGGGTGGAAGAATCTCCCAGATCAGGAAACAGAGGAAAGTCAACCCATCATTGGGCAGTCTATCATCCATGGCGTG CACAATGATATTCATCGGTTTGCTGGTGCTGCTCCAAACGCGACAGCAACAGGTGATGTCAGTAGAATGGTCATGTATGCGGGTCAGGGTGTTGGGCTAATCACGGAGATCATACCAGCTGGCGAAGTTGTCCAAAGGATGGTTGCTGAAGCAAAGGCTATCATCAGAGAAAGACTTTCTGATTTCCAGTAA